Genomic segment of Pongo pygmaeus isolate AG05252 chromosome 1, NHGRI_mPonPyg2-v2.0_pri, whole genome shotgun sequence:
TCCATGAGGAAAGCTTAGAAGGTGGTATTGCcaaggccaggtacggtggctcacgcctgtaatcccagcactttgggaggccgaggcgggtggatcacctgaggtcaggagttcaagaccagcctgaccatcatggtaaaaccccgtctctactaaaaatacaaaaattagcaagacgtggtggcgcgtgcctgtaatcccagctacttgggaggctgaggcacgagaattgcttgaacccaggaggcggaggttgcagtgagctgagattgcaccactgcactccagcctgggtgacaaagtgagactccatctcaaaataaataaataaataaaagttggtATTGCCAATTAGTGTGAAGATCAAGGGAGTACAAATGGCATAGAATTACAAGAATGCTTATTGTAGAaacttaatgtttattttaaatccaTGAGTTTTGGTAAATATTGATAAACTTTCTGAGCAGTTATTGTTTCTCGATGTGGTTGGATTGTAGGAAAAATGTGGAGGGATGATTCTGGGCTGCAAAGGCCAAGGATGCTTGTATCTTTGAAATCTGTTTCACAACCATTTATATAAGGGTTACCCAGTGATTTTCTCATTGGATTCTTAACAACTCTGAGGTGCAGCTTCATTCATCCCTGTTTATAGATGACAGCACTGAGAATTtggagttaagtgacttgcttacGGTCACACAGCTACACAGCCTTTCAGTGTAAactagttcttttcttttttttcaagatgggggactcactctgtcacccaggctacagtgcaggattatagctcactgcagccttgaactcctgggctcaagtgatcctcctgcctcaacctcctgagtagctgggactacagtcgcatgccaccatgccttgctaatttttttcttttttgtagagatggggtcttgctatgttgaccaggctgatcttgaagtcctggcctcaagccttcctcccacctcagcctcctgcgcagctgggactacaggcgtgtatcaccaagcccagctaattttttctttttttgtagaaagaggggtctccctatgttgcccaggctggtcttgaacgcctgggctcaagtgatcctcctgccttggcctcccaaaatgctgggattacaggtgtgagcccctgtgcccagccagtgtttatttttaaacaaacactttaaaaatttaataaacatgTATAAAGCACTatactgtgccaggcattgttagTGACTGGGAATATGGGAATGCATAAGACTAGTTCCTGCCCTTGAGTGTCTCATCGGTTCTTTCCCTGCCCTTTCAGTACGGTGGGGATTGCAGCTGCTGAGCAGGGATTCTGGAAAGCATTGCGTACCTGAGCCCCCAGCATGGCGGGCCTAAAGCGGCGGGCAAGCCAGGTGTGGCCAGAAGAGCATGGTGAGCAGGAACATGGGCTGTACAGCCTGCACCGCATGTTTGACATCGTGGGCACTCATCTGACACACAGAGATGTGCGCgtgctttctttcctctttgttgATGTCATTGATGACCACGAGCGTGGACTCATCCGAAATGGACGTGACTTCTTATTGGCACTGGAGCGCCAGGGCCGCTGTGATGAAAGTAACTTTCGCCAGGTGCTGCAGCTGCTGCGCATCATCACTCGCCACGACCTGCTGCCCTACGTCACCCTCAAGAGGAGACGGGCTGGTGAGGAAGTATTAGGGGCTGGAATCAGGGAAGAGTTGTGGGAGGCCAGGAAGCAGCAACATAGGCGTCCAAAGGGGAGGACACATTGATCCTGGGGAGTACTTAGAGTAACTTGTGAGGCCCACTGGGGGTTTGGACTGACAGAAGGGAAGGGTGTATATTTTCCTGAATGATTACTTCTCCTCCTACAGTGTGCCCTGATCTTGTAGACAAGTATCTGGAGGAGACATCAGTTCGCTATGTGACCCCCAGAGCCCTCAGTGATCCAGaaccaaggcctccccagccctctaAAACAGGTGAGAAGATATTAACTCCCCCTACTTTCCATCATCAAGTAAAAGGACACTGATCCCATCACATTCTGGGCCTTGCCAGCTTAAAGGATGCTGTGCCCCCACATCGTgccccataaaaaaaaaaaatcaggtgaggTGACATTTCTCCTAGGTCCCGTATTTGCTCTCACATGTCTTTTCAAGTCACATTATTTCCACTGCTTTTAGTGCTAAGTCTAAATGATTCCTTCCTCATTCCAAGAGAAGTATTTGAATTTCTGCCTTTACCCTACtgtgttttcttcccttttactTTCTGGTCAGTGCCTCCCCACTATCCTGTGGTGTGCTGCCCCACTTCGGGTCCTCAGATGTGTAGCAAGCGGCCAGCCCGAGGGAGAGCCACACTTGGGAGCCAGCGAAAACGCCGGAAGTCAGTGACACCAGATCCCAAGGAAAAGCAGACATGTGGTGAGGAAGTTCAAGGGTTCCAGAGATGGAGCAGACTTGGAGGAGAATATAAAGAACTGCTGGGACACTGGGCAGTTTATGCTATTCAGTGTGAGATTCACTTTGATTGCCATTGCAAAGTGAGGCTGAATGGTTGGTGTCTGGTGGAAGAACTGCTCTTTATAATTGTGGCAGGGTACATTTCAACTCTTCTTAGTTAATACTACATCACAGGGATGTTGTTATGACATCCTTATTGTAGGATGAGCCAAGTCGAGTATTAAAATGAACTTCTATGCCTGGTAATTAGGAAAATATCTCCTATAAACAAGTTGCTACCTGTGAGTAATGGGAACAGTGCTGACCTCGGCATGTCCCGTTTAAGGGAACCTCCTGCATTCAGGCAAGGATTTCAGAGATACATAGAAATAGTCCTGGGGAAGAAGTAGAGAAGCTGTCAGGTGATATTCCCTACTTTTTTATTCTGTTGTGCTTTTCACTTTTCAAGCTTGGGTTGTAAACTCATCCCTTACTGTAACCTCTTCTGCTCTGTATCTTCTGTTTCCAACAGACATCAGACTGCGGGTTCGGGCTGAATACTGCCAGCATGAGACTGCTCTGCAGGGCAATGTCTTCTCTAACAAGCAGGACCCACTTGAGCGCCAGTTTGAGCGCTTTAACCAGGCCAACACCATCCTCAAGTCCCGGGACCTGGGCTCCATCATCTGTGACATCAAGTTCTCTGAGCTCACCTACCTCGACGCATTCTGGCGCGACTACATCAATGGCTCTTTATTAGAGGCACTTAAAGGTGTCTTCATCACAGACTCCCTCAAGCAAGCTGTGGGCCATGAAGCCATCAAGCTGCTGGTAAATGTAGACGAGGAGGACTATGAGCTGGGCCGACAGAAACTCCTGAGGAACTTGATGCTGCAAGCATTGCCCTGACCTATTCCCTCTTCTCACTTTGGGGACTGTTCCCATCACCCACCTCTGGAGCTTACACTGTTCTGGGGTTTGTTCTCTACCCTTCCAAACAATCacacccctgcctttttttttttttttttttttaaagaaaaagacaaaagaaagtggAAGTGGTAttccccacccctccctgcaCCCATGTGCCTGGGCTTCCCCTTTGTTTCCCTTTTCCATTTACCCCCTATTGTGTGTCTCAACAGCTACCTTACCACTGAGCCGTAAGACAAATGTATAGGGAGAAGCAAAGTCTACAGCACATAGTCTTTGTTAAGGGATTGATGTGAACACTTTTTTTGGATGCACTAAGGAGTTATCAATACTTCTGGCTTTATGAGAGCTCTTAAATTTTGTCTAAAAAACCAAAGGGCTGTGAGTAAGGGAGCTATGTGGAAAGTGGGACTCTGAagtgtattttgaaaattaatcacCACCCTCTTCCAaattatagaattttttaaaaacaaagaagctGTGGCCCtttccactctctcctggcctctgGTGCTGCTCCTCTCTGCCGCCTTTCCTCCATTCCATGGCTTGAAACCTCTGCCTGATGTGTGGCTCCTTCCTTTTCCCCATTTGTCAAACCCTCTTCAAAGGAGGAACAGATAAGAAGACTGGGTCAGCCTAGTCATGCCTCCCAACTGTGGtggtatatgtgtacacacatacacagggtGGATGGAGAAGAGGTTGCTGATTAAAATACACTCCCCCTATAAAGGGGAAGGGGGAGTGTGACACTTTCTTTCCATGttcaagtgaaaataaataatgtacCCTGCAGCccttttcccctttgctttcttctGGCTTGCGCAAAGGGCATCATAGGTGAAAGTGAAGtaattcctttttccttccccctcctccactCCTACGCCCACTCCCATGCTTGGGAGAATGGGGCTGGGACATGCACTGAGTGTTGCACTTTTATTTAGGTAGGGAGGCATGTTGAATGAGCCAGGTGGTCTAGAACTGGAGCTTAATCCAGCTGGTACAATACCAACTCCCTTTCTAGTTCCCAAAGGCAATGTCCAGACACAGACtttatgattattatatttttcaatgcCAGTGCTGCTCAGCCCTCAGCAGAACTTCAGTTTCCATGAAATAAACAATGACTATATAAAATTCCACCTTTCTGAAACTGCAGTCTGACCTTAGGTGAAGCTCAGGTGAAAGTTTCTTTCCCAAGAAGCCCATCTTGTTCCATCAAGAGAGTCAAGGTTCTCCAAGTGAGGGGAGCTGTGCCTGGGTCCTGCCTCCAAGTCACATGAGCACCAGCTCACAatggcagggtgggggtgggaggggcaggTCTAAACTCACAGAAGTCAAGTCTTAAGACAGTGGGTGACCCAGATTGCCATAGAGGTCAGGCCTGCGGTGCTGGAACACAGGCAGGTGTTGGCGCAACTGTCGCAGATAGTTGAGATCTATTCGGGCAAGGCAGAGGCCTGGCCCCTCAGAGCAGCGGGCCACCACTGTTCCCCAGGGGTCTACCACCATGCTGTGGCCATAACTTGCTCTCTTCTCATGGTGGCGTCCACACTGTGCCGCTGCCACTATATAGCACTGGGTTTCGATAGCACGGGCCCGCAGCAACACCTGGGCATGAGATGTGTGTTCACTTAAGTACATGTAGGAAATAGTGGGGAAGTGACAGGTGAGGGACATTACAGACCAATCTACCCATTGTGACTATTTTGATAATTGCCTAGGAATGATTTACTATTTTAACTGTTCTGTAACATGAGAGAAATATCTGGGGAATGAGTTTTCCCATTAGGTGGAAAGGGGAAAGAATTTAACTGGTAGGGCCAAGGGGGGAAGATGAGGTTAAGAAAAGgctcttatgttttaaaaaggcaTCGTCTTACCTCCCAGTGGGCTGGGCCTGTAACGGATCCAAAAGCTGAAGGATAGGTAAGTATCTCTGCTCCAGCTTGAGCCAACGCCAGAGAGAGTTCAGGGAACCGTATGTCATAGCAGACAGCTAGACCAATCTGGAATGAAAAACAGCCTACTTAGTAGTCTTCCTGCTCTGTTTGTCACAGCATCTAGTCATATTTCCATTACCCCCTTTCTTAGGGCTTTCTATCCTCTACTGCCAGTTCAAAGTATTCCTGTTCCCCTCCCTCATCCTTTCACAACTCCCACCTTGCCTGCTGGTGTGCTGACAGGTGACTCAAGACTGGGCCCAGGCATGGTAGAGTTGCTTTCACACATAGGCCCCTGCCCTGGAATCTCTACATCACACAGATGTGTCTTCCTGTAAGTGGCCACTACTGCCCCTACAGTAAGAAAGAAGGAATATCAGTGCTGGTGTTCTAGAAGCCTTGCTTACTCCTCCCAAGGAGGAGATTATAGGCTACGAACTGAAGTAGGAACACCCCTAAATCCTTGGGTCAAGGAAATGAGTTGAGAAACAATTCTGGAGAATCTAAGTTTAAGTAGAAGAGCATGGGAAGAGGCAGGCTAAAGGGTTATAAAGTCTCACCTTTGCTGTTCAGCAGCACGTGACAATTGTAGATTTTCTGAGTCTGCTCCCAGTCTTGGCCACGCTCATGGAAACCACCCAAGGACAGCCAGAGTCCACATTCCCTGGGGGGAAGGGACACTGACAACTCTTCACTGACTTCTCAAGGCTCTACCCTCGTATCTGGCAACCCAGGGACACCGTCCAACAGAGATTCTACCTCTCCCTCGCTCTTTCCCTGATACCTGGCAAGCTGGCTGTATTCTTCCAAAAGTTTCCCACCCAGTGGTTCAGACAGGCGTAGCGTTTCTGCAGGGTCCCGTGCAATGAAGTCAAATGCCTCAGGCAGGAAAGCCAGGCAGGCACCCAGTCTGGCAGCCTCTCGAACCAGCTCAGCACATGTTTTAAAGTTCTGTTGCTTGTCTGGCGTCGATGTTACCTGGCACACAGCCACCAGGGGCAGTtcgcaggaggaagaggagatagCCATGGCTCTGGGCCTGTGAATAGCATAGGCAGGATTCTCAGATTTCACAGCAcggggaaagaaatttaatgctAAGGGGTGCAAGTGGAGAGGCAGGAAAGCTGGACTTCCTTTTGATCATGCTCTTACAGGGCACGTTGACCCAGGGCTAGTAGGGCTCACCAATCAAATGTGTGGATAGTTGACACTCCTGTGTCTCCTACTATCCATTTAACAAACTGAGCATCTAACTGCCAGGCACTGAGGGCACAACAAAACGTGTTACCTGGGCTGAGCACAAAGTACTGAGAGTCGAGGTATCCGGAGTCCGGGACACAGAAGGGACAGGAATCTGTGAGGAGGCCTGGTGATGAAGCCCAGCCTGAGGAAGGTGAGACATGAGGACACCAACCCCTTCTTCAATAAATTTCTAGGATTCTCTGACTTCTGTCTTTATACTGTGAGCCTGAATCAGGGCCCTGCCAGTAAAAACCTAGTCTTCAAAACGCTCTTTACTATATAAGAAATTATAGGCTAAGGGACAAGATCATACAGtgggaagatggaggaaggggctctGCTCGCCGCCTGAATAGTTCAACTTCCAATGATCTCACATTAAACTGAAGCCTCTTTCCTCTGACAAACGTTTCCGCAGTCCAAAAGTCATCTCCGGGAACTATCCTTGGTTTTCCCAAGACTCTCTCCTTGACTGTGCACTTGCGCAGCTTTACTGACTCGAAGCATATTTCCCCTTTCACAAGAATCTCTCAGGGGAAAGTTCACCCTCCCTCGTCTCCCACCCCTCCCTGGTGGGCAAGGGGCAAAGGAACCCAGGCCCCAAGCCGCGCCCCGCCCTCCACCCTCCAGCCGCCCGCTCCAGTTGGCCCGTCCCTCCCCGCCTCTCCCAGGGGCAGCATCTCTGTTGCACAAGTTAAAGCACCGCAGGTGGGATTCACCGCGGCCGACGGGATAGGCAGTAGGTCCTACATGAAGATGTGGCCAAAACCATTCGCAGGATCGGATCCGGAGGGCGGCCTGGAGCCAGCAGCGCCGCAGCCAGTGGGCGGTAACTCGCAGGCCGGACGTGACGCAAGGCGGGGGCTGAGCTGCGCCGGCCGGAAACCCAGCAGGAGGCGAAGATGGCGGAGAACAGCGGTCGCGCCGGCAAGAGCAGCGGGAGCGGCGCGGGGAAGGGGGCGGTGTCCGCAGAGCAGGTGAGGAGTGGCTAACGCGAAGGAGGGCACCCACCTGGGTCTGGAATACTAGCGAGAAGGGGGAGCCTGTGGCTTGTGCAGGCCTTTACTCCAGTACCACATGTGCGTGGCAGCTAGAGAGGGAAGGGTCCCCGGAAAAGCTAGCCGAGCCCCTTCGGAGAGGTAGACGGGTGGGTAGGTGAGAGCCACGCCTCCGTGGGGTGGTGGGTGAGCCTGAGCAAGGGGAAAGCCCTGACATGCAGGGTCTGGGAAGATGCACAGGTCTGAGGGGAGATGGTttgctgctttctctctctctcctcagccCCTCCAAACAGGTTATGGCTGGGCAAGACAGCTCGAAACTAACCCTAGAGAATTAGTTAACGGGCTGGCTGTGTAGTCTGTTACGTGATCCTGAACCCACGTTGACAATCGCCGTCACGCTGCAGAGCCACGTGACTCTCATACTCGAACAGCCTAGTGTTCTATATACTATTTTCATTCGGGAGTTCATTACTAGATCGAATTTCTTTAGAGACCAGAAACCCCTTTCTGATCCGAGTTTGCATtttccccagtgcctagcatCAGGAAGCGTTTGCTAAGTTAGTTAGAAAACCCTTTGTGGCTTGGGAACCGTGTTTTGCTAAGTGGAAAAATAGGAGTGGGAGGAAAGCTacacaatagaaatgaaaacagttaacagctattttattgttattattactttttgagacggagtctcgctctgtcgcccaggctggagtgcatgcagtggcgcgatctcgccttACTGCAATCCGCCTCCTGGTTcattcaagctattcttctgcctcagcctcccgcgtagctgggactacaggcgcccgccaccacacccggctaatttttgtatttttagtagagacggggtttcatcatattggccaggctggtctccaactcctgacctagtgatccgcatgcctcggcctcccaaagtactgggattacaggcgtgagccgccgcgcccggcctacagCTGTCTTAATTATAGGTTCAGTTTTTGTTGAACAATTAATACAAGCAGATGTATCAgcataaagatttttatttttattgttttttgagacagagtctcactctgtcatccaggctggagtacagttgcggGATGtgggctcaccacagcctccacctcccgggttcaagcatttctgccttagcctcccgagtagctgggattacatgcccgcaccaccacgcccagttaatttttgtagaggcaggatttcaccatgttgcccatgctggtctcgaagaGCATAGTCTAGTGGGGTAAATAAGAGAAGCAAAATGCTTATATGAGGCAGAAGATAAGTGTCCTAAGAGAAGTATAAAGTGCTATGGAATATGGTTTCTGACTTGGGGTTGGGGAATGGAAAAGGAACCTAatactttttaatacttttttgttgttgttgagacggagtttctgttgccgaggctggagtgcagtggcgtgatctcggctcactgcaacctctgcctcccaggttcaagcgattctggtgcctcagcctcccgagtagctgggattacaggtgcaccaccacacctggctaattgttgtctttttggtagagacggggtttcaccatgttggccaggctggtctcgaactcctgacctcaagtgatccgcctgccttggcctcccagactggtgggattacaggcatgagccacaatacttttttttttagagacagagtttcacttcgttgctcaggctgagtgcagtggcgtgatgataGCCTGATGCAGCCTTGAAATCCCTGGGtgatcaagccatcctcctgactcagcctcctgagtagctgggactataggcataagccattttgaatggctaattaaaaaatttttttttggtagagatgggagtctcactttgttgctctggctggtcttgaactcctggcctcaggtgatccacctgccttggtctcccaaagtgttgggattgcaggtgtgagccaccttgcctggctccCCCTAATAATTTTTAAGGCTACCATGGGCCAAGCACTCTGCTGGGTACAGCGATACAGATACAGTAGCTCCCCCTTATCTGAGGGGGACATATTCCAAGACcccagtagatgcctgaaaccTGGGATAGTATTGAACTCTATGTTTTTTCTCATACCTGtgataaagtctaatttataTAATAGATGCAATAACTAATAGAACAGTTATGACAATATAATAAAGGTTacatgaatgtggtctctctttttcaaaatatcttattgtactgtactcaccctTCTTGTGATGATGTGAGATGATAAACTGCCTTCCTGATGAGGTAAGGTGAATGACAGCATTGTGATATAGCCTTAGGCCACTATTGATGATAAGTCAGAAAGAGAATCATCTGCTTTAGGTGATCTCAGATCATTGAGCCATGACAATGTTGAGCAGGAGATGTTGATGACTAAAGGGCAGGTAGCATATACAGCATGGATAGGCTGGGCAAAAGGATGATTCACATCCTGAGCAGGATGGCTCGAGATTTCATTACGTTATTCACAACAGTGTGCAACTTAAAACTGATGAATTgttggccaggtgccgtggctcacgcctgtaatcccagcactttgggatactgaggtgggtggatcatctgaggtcaggagttcgagaccagcttggccaacatggcgaaacgccatcgctactaaaaataaaaaaattagccatgtgtggtggcgggcatctgtaatcctagctacccaagaggctgaggcagggagaatcgcttgaatccaggaggcagaggttgcagtgagccaagattgtgccattgcactccagcctgggcaacagagcgagactcttgtctcaaaaaacaaacacacaaaaagtatgaattgtttatttctggaattttccatttattttcagacATTGGATAACTCTGGATAATGAGAGACTATTGTAAATGAAACAGACTTTGTCTTCAAATTGCTTTACTCACAGACTCATttgagaaaaaacaaaccaaacaataAAGATTTATAGTGTGCTGCACAATCCCTTCATTATGGCAGCAGAGGAGAGACCCCTAACTAATCACGAGGTTGTAGGATTGTGGGGGTAGGGGCTGGAAAAAGGAAGCTGTGGTATAGTAGGCTGGCTAAGAGCATTCTTACGCACTAGGGTCAGACCTAAGTTTGAATTTCATTTCTACTATTTACTATTTATATATGACCTCCCATGAGTTACATCTTGGCCTCCCCCATCTGTAGAAACataacagtacctacctcatCACTGAATTTAGAGTATTAGGCAAGACAATGCATGCAAAGTGTTTTGCACAGTGATGAGAATATAGTGTGTGTTTAGTAAATGCTAGTTAGCTTTTGTTTTCTAGAGGAGAAAAATCCTTCAGCTCAATTCTAAAGGATGAGAGAAGTTAGTCAAGCAAAGAAGGAAGTGGAAGATTTTCTAGGTAGAGGGAATAATGTGTTCCAAAACACTAAGGCATGAAA
This window contains:
- the DEDD gene encoding death effector domain-containing protein — translated: MAGLKRRASQVWPEEHGEQEHGLYSLHRMFDIVGTHLTHRDVRVLSFLFVDVIDDHERGLIRNGRDFLLALERQGRCDESNFRQVLQLLRIITRHDLLPYVTLKRRRAVCPDLVDKYLEETSVRYVTPRALSDPEPRPPQPSKTVPPHYPVVCCPTSGPQMCSKRPARGRATLGSQRKRRKSVTPDPKEKQTCDIRLRVRAEYCQHETALQGNVFSNKQDPLERQFERFNQANTILKSRDLGSIICDIKFSELTYLDAFWRDYINGSLLEALKGVFITDSLKQAVGHEAIKLLVNVDEEDYELGRQKLLRNLMLQALP
- the NIT1 gene encoding deaminated glutathione amidase isoform X2, yielding MLGFITRPPHRFLSLLCPGLRIPRLSVLCAQPRPRAMAISSSSCELPLVAVCQVTSTPDKQQNFKTCAELVREAARLGACLAFLPEAFDFIARDPAETLRLSEPLGGKLLEEYSQLARECGLWLSLGGFHERGQDWEQTQKIYNCHVLLNSKGAVVATYRKTHLCDVEIPGQGPMCESNSTMPGPSLESPVSTPAGKIGLAVCYDIRFPELSLALAQAGAEILTYPSAFGSVTGPAHWEVLLRARAIETQCYIVAAAQCGRHHEKRASYGHSMVVDPWGTVVARCSEGPGLCLARIDLNYLRQLRQHLPVFQHRRPDLYGNLGHPLS
- the NIT1 gene encoding deaminated glutathione amidase isoform X1, which produces MVLATSSCRTYCLSRRPRLGFITRPPHRFLSLLCPGLRIPRLSVLCAQPRPRAMAISSSSCELPLVAVCQVTSTPDKQQNFKTCAELVREAARLGACLAFLPEAFDFIARDPAETLRLSEPLGGKLLEEYSQLARECGLWLSLGGFHERGQDWEQTQKIYNCHVLLNSKGAVVATYRKTHLCDVEIPGQGPMCESNSTMPGPSLESPVSTPAGKIGLAVCYDIRFPELSLALAQAGAEILTYPSAFGSVTGPAHWEVLLRARAIETQCYIVAAAQCGRHHEKRASYGHSMVVDPWGTVVARCSEGPGLCLARIDLNYLRQLRQHLPVFQHRRPDLYGNLGHPLS
- the NIT1 gene encoding deaminated glutathione amidase isoform X3; this translates as MTFGLRKRLSEERGFSLMPRAMAISSSSCELPLVAVCQVTSTPDKQQNFKTCAELVREAARLGACLAFLPEAFDFIARDPAETLRLSEPLGGKLLEEYSQLARECGLWLSLGGFHERGQDWEQTQKIYNCHVLLNSKGAVVATYRKTHLCDVEIPGQGPMCESNSTMPGPSLESPVSTPAGKIGLAVCYDIRFPELSLALAQAGAEILTYPSAFGSVTGPAHWEVLLRARAIETQCYIVAAAQCGRHHEKRASYGHSMVVDPWGTVVARCSEGPGLCLARIDLNYLRQLRQHLPVFQHRRPDLYGNLGHPLS